A stretch of the Polluticoccus soli genome encodes the following:
- a CDS encoding alpha/beta fold hydrolase has product MHTLSGYITLGNEQLHYLAMGSGKKLLLAFHGYNNAAQIFQPFAAYLGKEYTIISIDLPHHGKSEWPELRRFDVPQLKQLVKFLLAEYKVDDLCLMGYSMGGRVCLKAVELMPGLIDKVLLIAPDGLAFNPFYYFMTRTVLGSTIFRRFLTDPQRYMGLIEFARRRKWLDESRYKFAMQYLQTESARNFLLRVWPGMSELIPDSKKLRMVIRKHHVPVHIFMGSYDRIIPVPLAKKFKNELDSVELHILEKGHRFFDSESLPVMAKCLLT; this is encoded by the coding sequence ATGCATACGTTATCGGGATATATCACATTAGGCAATGAACAGCTGCATTACCTGGCTATGGGTTCGGGTAAAAAATTGCTCCTAGCTTTTCATGGCTATAACAATGCAGCGCAGATCTTTCAGCCGTTTGCGGCCTACCTGGGTAAAGAATACACAATCATTTCGATCGACCTGCCGCACCATGGAAAAAGTGAATGGCCGGAACTACGCCGGTTTGATGTGCCCCAGCTAAAGCAACTGGTGAAATTCCTGCTGGCCGAATATAAGGTGGACGACCTGTGCCTTATGGGTTATAGCATGGGGGGGCGTGTGTGCTTGAAAGCTGTAGAGCTGATGCCGGGTCTTATAGATAAAGTCCTGCTCATTGCTCCCGACGGCCTCGCGTTTAATCCGTTCTATTATTTTATGACTCGAACAGTCCTGGGCAGCACTATCTTTCGGAGGTTCCTTACAGACCCCCAGCGGTATATGGGGCTCATAGAGTTTGCAAGAAGGCGCAAATGGCTGGACGAGTCACGGTACAAATTTGCGATGCAATACCTGCAAACCGAGAGCGCACGAAACTTTTTACTTCGGGTATGGCCGGGCATGAGTGAATTGATACCGGATAGCAAAAAGTTGAGAATGGTGATTCGGAAACATCACGTTCCGGTGCACATCTTCATGGGTAGCTACGATCGCATCATACCAGTGCCGCTGGCAAAAAAGTTCAAGAACGAACTGGATAGCGTGGAATTGCATATTTTGGAGAAAGGCCATCGTTTTTTTGATTCTGAATCACTGCCTGTAATGGCTAAATGCCTGTTAACCTGA